The sequence TAAAGAAATTATTACCGATAAAGCGGTTTCTGATCAGGGAGTTTTTACAGTTCATAAAGTAGACGATAAATATTATTTTGAAATTCCAGATTCGATGTTGAAGAAGGAATTTCTATTGGTGACAAGACTAACAAAAGCTGCCGCTGGAATGCGTTCTGGAACTTCCGGTTATGCTGGAGATCAGATTGGTCAACAGGTAATCGCTTTTGAAAAAGGGCCAAAAGATAAAATCTTGCTACGTTCAATTTCTCACGTTGATTATTCGAAAGATTCTACGTCGCAAATGTATAATTCGGTGACGAGAAACAATGTGCAGTCTATCATTAAATCTTTTGATGTAAAAGCATATGGTGTCAAGAAAAATTCGTCTGTAATTGAAGTTACGGATGTTTTAAATTCTGATAATGAATTGACATCTTTTTCGGTTTGGTCTAAAGATTCTTACAGAGTTGGCGTATTTCAGAAAGACATGTCATTTGTAAATTTTGTTAAATCTTTCCCGACGAATATTGAAATTAATACTACTAAAACTTTCGCGAGAACTTTAGGTAGAGTAACAACCCCGGCAATTCCCGGAATGCCCGCTCCAAAAGTAAGTGGGAATTATACGGTAGAAATTAATTCTTCATTTGTACTTCTTCCGGAAAATAAAATGCAATCAAGATACTTTGACCCGAGAGTTGGATATTTTACAGTGGGTTATACAGATTTCGATCTTGATCCTCAAGGAGTAAAAAAGATTTCTTTGATTAAAAGGTGGCGTCTTGAACCCAAACCTCAGGATGTAGAAAAATATAATAAAGGCGAATTGGTAGAGCCGGCAAAACCGATTGTTTTCTACATTGATCCGGCAACTCCAAAAAAATGGGTTCCTTATTTAATACAGGGAGTCAATGATTGGCAGAAAGCTTTTGAAAAAGCAGGATTTAAAAATGCAATCGTAGCAAAAGTTCCGGATCCGAAAGTAGATACAGAATGGAGCCTTGAAGATGCAAGATTTTCAGCGATTGTTTATAAGCCTTCTGATGTGTCTAATGCTTCAGGACCTTCAATTGCCGATCCTAGAACCGGAGAGATTTTAGAAAGTCATATCAACTGGTATCATAATGTTATGTTGTTGTTGAGAAATTGGTATTTCGTGCAGGCTTCACCAAACGATCCAAGAGCAAGAAAAATTGAATTTGAAGATAAATTAATGGGTGAGTTGATTCGTTTTGTTTCTTCTCATGAAGTTGGGCATACTTTAGGTTTAAGACATAATTACGGTTCAAGTTCAACGGTTCCTGTCGAAAAACTGAGAGATAAAAAATGGCTGGAAAAGAATGGCCACACGCCTTCAATTATGGATTATGCAAGATTTAATTATGTTGCACAACCAGAAGATAATATTGGTGATGC comes from Chryseobacterium sp. 3008163 and encodes:
- a CDS encoding zinc-dependent metalloprotease, with the translated sequence MIKNCKTFLLLAALVFCQQNLFSQEKPKDSAVAKTDTAKVKKDDKKKSLIKPFKEIITDKAVSDQGVFTVHKVDDKYYFEIPDSMLKKEFLLVTRLTKAAAGMRSGTSGYAGDQIGQQVIAFEKGPKDKILLRSISHVDYSKDSTSQMYNSVTRNNVQSIIKSFDVKAYGVKKNSSVIEVTDVLNSDNELTSFSVWSKDSYRVGVFQKDMSFVNFVKSFPTNIEINTTKTFARTLGRVTTPAIPGMPAPKVSGNYTVEINSSFVLLPENKMQSRYFDPRVGYFTVGYTDFDLDPQGVKKISLIKRWRLEPKPQDVEKYNKGELVEPAKPIVFYIDPATPKKWVPYLIQGVNDWQKAFEKAGFKNAIVAKVPDPKVDTEWSLEDARFSAIVYKPSDVSNASGPSIADPRTGEILESHINWYHNVMLLLRNWYFVQASPNDPRARKIEFEDKLMGELIRFVSSHEVGHTLGLRHNYGSSSTVPVEKLRDKKWLEKNGHTPSIMDYARFNYVAQPEDNIGDAGIFPRIGDYDDWAIEWGYKRFNQFKTPDAEKEYLNKWVIKNLKNERLWFGTETNPLDPRSQSEQVGDNAMIASTYGIKNLQRIVDNLENWTKTPNEDYANLDMMYDQVTSQFRRYLGHVSKYVGGQMETPKTAEQSGAVYEVVAKKDQKEAMKFLDENIFTTPQWLIKKDIFEKTGKTPVKTIEEIQNGVLGRILSPMVLQNMYQMEAVESNTYSVIELLSDLNTAILKNDNVDIYRRNLQRNYIDSLIKLVDNRASDKSDVSALVRGNLNTIKKDLSAKSSSDLVNKYHYEDLVFRIEKALDPK